The Anopheles coluzzii chromosome 2, AcolN3, whole genome shotgun sequence genome window below encodes:
- the LOC120951769 gene encoding torso-like protein produces MTNGTAHDRDHSNHHPHHPHHHHAGTATPSSSSLSATAASKFVPPSMASVLVIVAALLLCGLPGQCSGQRESQLRLGKAINVFLRYGYLSISMKVISYNDTERWLFKEPTNNIFTGLDLLKTEEFEVKPGIFNGDFHMEFCDNRRQLFQAYFRDFQIERLDSPWRAYTEGWHPEVAAKKLGIQSKYLERDDYCYVLVRVARYRDSARFTKPIPPNQTLEPEVARKMQSVVIGDTTSAVQFMNQYGTHYINAYVTGNSLYQVFVFNKRNYGYVKDKLKKRGEMTVSKVDLYDHFAPWYVEHMGKIRCASGNATIETWAARKLRLSYYVFTYSSLLKLHGDGSLLRILSALLQNEAILQLDMRSLSVLFKDPAKRAWYEEILDNYLKLWEVNM; encoded by the exons ATGACGAACGGCACGGCACACGATCGCGATCACAGCAATCATCATCCGCATCatccgcatcatcatcatgcagGAACAGCAACACCCTCCTCGTCGTCATTATCAGCAACGGCAGCCAGCAAGTTTGTGCCACCATCGATGGCGAGCGTGCTCGTGATCGTGGCCGCACTATTGCTGTGCGGACTGCCTGGGCAGTGTAGCGGGCAGCGGGAATCGCAGCTGCGGCTAGGCAAAGCGATCAACGTGTTCCTGCGCTACGGCTATCTGTCGATATCGATgaaggtcatctcgtacaacGATACCGAACGATGGCTGTTCAAGGAGCCGACCAACAACATCTTCACG GGTCTGGATCTGCTCAAGACGGAAGAGTTCGAGGTAAAGCCGGGCATCTTTAACGGCGACTTCCACATGGAGTTCTGCGACAACCGGCGCCAGCTGTTCCAGGCGTACTTCCGCGACTTCCAGATCGAGCGGCTGGACAGCCCGTGGCGGGCGTACACCGAGGGCTGGCACCCGGAGGTGGCCGCCAAGAAGCTAGGCATCCAAAGCAAGTACCTCGAGCGGGACGACTACTGCTACGTGCTGGTGCGGGTCGCCCGGTACCGGGACAGCGCCCGCTTCACCAAACCGATCCCGCCGAACCAGACGCTCGAGCCGGAGGTGGCGCGCAAGATGCAGAGCGTCGTGATCGGCGACACGACGTCCGCGGTGCAGTTCATGAACCAGTACGGGACGCACTATATCAACGCGTACGTGACCGGCAACTCGCTCTATcaggtgtttgtgtttaacaAGCGCAACTACGGCTACGTGAAGGATAAGCTGAAGAAGCGGGGCGAAATGACGGTGTCCAAGGTGGACCTGTACGATCACTTCGCGCCGTGGTACGTGGAGCACATGGGCAAGATACGGTGCGCCAGCGGGAACGCGACGATCGAAACGTGGGCCGCCCGGAAGCTGCGCCTGTCCTACTACGTCTTCACGTACAGCAGCCTGCTCAAGCTGCACGGCGACGGCTCGCTGCTGCGGATACTGAGCGCGCTGCTGCAGAACGAAGCGATCCTGCAGCTGGACATGCGCTCGCTGAGCGTGCTGTTTAAGGATCCGGCCAAGCGGGCCTGGTACGAGGAGATACTGGACAACTATCTCAAGCTGTGGGAAGTGAACATGTAG